From Mycolicibacterium nivoides, a single genomic window includes:
- a CDS encoding PTS fructose transporter subunit IIABC, translating into MTQPIITPGLVLLDVDAGGDKEAVITRLVGALAEAGRTSDTDGLVGAAMAREAQSATGLPGGIAIPHCRSPYVDTPTIGFARLSPKVDFGAPDGPADLVFVIAAPESGGAEHMKLLSSLARALVRKDFVASLREAASVDEVVTLVDGVVNPAPAAPPASAPAVAPEPVAEPVKAVSIVAITACPTGIAHTYMAADALKQAAETAGVDFTVETQGSSGSTPLSAATIAAADAVIFATDVGVKDKQRFAGKPVVASGVKRAINEPDTMISEAVSAASNPNAARVAGSAEATAAPATAGDVGWGTRIRQILLTGVSYMIPFVAAGGLLIALGFLFAGYDIGNTPDGAEPLAYGMNSLGHHIAVTNTLADLPPGGLTQYLGAVLFTLGGLAFMFLVPALAGYISFAIADRPGIAPGFTAGAVAVFVGGGFIGGIVGGLIAGFAAHWISSFKVPQWFRGLMPVVVIPLGASLIVGLLMFLLLGRPLAALTTGLTNWLSGMTGTSVVILGVILGLMMCFDLGGPVNKAAYAFATAGLNVADPATLRIMAAVMAAGMVPPLAMALASTVRPGLFTEPERENGRAAWLLGASFISEGAIPFAAADPLRVIPSMMLGGAVTGGLIMAFDVTLKAPHGGIFVFFAIGNLLWFLVALALGTVVAALAVITAKQFAKPTVTTPEAPALATT; encoded by the coding sequence ATGACCCAACCGATCATCACCCCCGGTCTGGTCCTGCTCGATGTCGATGCGGGCGGCGACAAGGAGGCCGTCATCACCCGTCTCGTGGGCGCGCTCGCGGAGGCGGGCCGCACCAGCGACACCGACGGCTTGGTGGGCGCGGCGATGGCACGTGAGGCCCAGTCCGCCACCGGACTGCCTGGCGGCATCGCGATTCCGCACTGCCGCTCGCCGTACGTCGACACCCCGACGATCGGCTTCGCCCGGCTCTCCCCCAAGGTCGACTTCGGCGCTCCGGACGGCCCGGCAGATCTGGTGTTCGTGATCGCCGCACCGGAATCCGGTGGGGCCGAGCATATGAAGCTGCTGTCCAGCCTGGCTCGAGCGCTGGTTCGCAAGGACTTTGTGGCGTCATTGCGCGAGGCTGCGAGCGTCGATGAGGTGGTGACGCTCGTCGACGGTGTCGTGAACCCGGCACCCGCCGCTCCCCCGGCCTCGGCTCCTGCTGTGGCGCCTGAACCCGTCGCTGAGCCTGTCAAGGCGGTGTCGATCGTCGCGATCACGGCCTGCCCCACCGGTATTGCCCATACCTACATGGCTGCCGATGCGCTCAAGCAGGCCGCCGAGACCGCCGGCGTCGACTTCACCGTTGAAACCCAAGGCTCGTCCGGCAGTACGCCACTGTCCGCAGCGACGATCGCCGCAGCCGATGCCGTCATCTTCGCCACGGACGTCGGCGTCAAGGACAAGCAGCGTTTCGCCGGCAAGCCCGTCGTCGCCTCCGGCGTCAAACGCGCCATCAACGAGCCCGACACCATGATCTCCGAAGCCGTCAGTGCCGCAAGCAATCCCAATGCTGCGCGGGTGGCCGGCTCAGCCGAGGCCACCGCCGCTCCAGCCACGGCAGGCGACGTGGGCTGGGGTACCCGGATCCGGCAGATCCTGCTCACCGGCGTGAGCTACATGATCCCGTTCGTCGCGGCCGGCGGTCTGCTCATCGCGCTGGGCTTCCTCTTCGCCGGCTACGACATCGGCAATACCCCGGACGGTGCGGAACCGCTGGCCTACGGGATGAACTCGCTGGGCCACCACATCGCCGTCACCAACACCCTGGCCGACCTGCCGCCCGGTGGCCTGACGCAGTATCTCGGAGCGGTGCTGTTCACCCTGGGCGGGCTGGCCTTCATGTTCCTGGTGCCCGCCCTGGCCGGCTACATCTCCTTCGCGATCGCCGACCGGCCCGGTATCGCGCCGGGTTTCACCGCAGGCGCGGTGGCCGTGTTCGTCGGCGGCGGGTTCATCGGCGGCATCGTCGGCGGTCTGATCGCCGGGTTCGCCGCACACTGGATCAGTTCGTTCAAGGTTCCGCAGTGGTTCCGGGGCCTGATGCCCGTCGTGGTGATCCCACTCGGCGCCTCGTTGATCGTGGGCCTGCTGATGTTCCTGCTGCTCGGGCGACCGCTGGCCGCGCTGACCACAGGCCTGACCAATTGGCTCAGCGGCATGACCGGAACCTCCGTCGTGATCCTCGGTGTCATTCTCGGGTTGATGATGTGCTTCGACCTCGGCGGGCCGGTCAACAAGGCGGCCTACGCGTTCGCCACCGCGGGCCTCAACGTCGCCGACCCTGCCACGCTCCGCATCATGGCCGCGGTGATGGCGGCCGGCATGGTGCCGCCGCTGGCGATGGCGCTGGCCTCGACAGTTCGACCGGGACTGTTCACCGAACCGGAGCGTGAGAACGGGCGTGCGGCATGGCTTCTGGGCGCTTCCTTCATCTCCGAAGGTGCCATCCCGTTCGCCGCGGCCGATCCGCTGCGCGTGATCCCGTCGATGATGCTCGGCGGCGCCGTCACCGGCGGGCTGATCATGGCGTTCGACGTCACGCTCAAGGCACCGCACGGCGGCATCTTCGTGTTCTTCGCGATCGGCAACCTGCTGTGGTTCCTGGTCGCCCTCGCTCTGGGCACCGTCGTCGCCGCGCTCGCGGTCATCACCGCCAAGCAGTTCGCCAAACCAACCGTCACCACGCCGGAAGCCCCGGCGCTGGCCACCACCTAA
- a CDS encoding HPr family phosphocarrier protein translates to MPSKTVTVGSAIGLHARPAAIIAEAVVNAGVPVTLSMDGGEPVDAGSALMIMTLGAGNGAQVTVESDDADALATVAGLVEQDLDA, encoded by the coding sequence ATGCCCAGCAAGACTGTCACCGTCGGTTCGGCCATCGGCCTGCACGCCCGCCCCGCCGCGATCATCGCCGAGGCTGTGGTCAACGCCGGAGTCCCGGTCACCCTGTCCATGGATGGCGGCGAGCCCGTCGACGCCGGCTCGGCCCTGATGATCATGACGCTGGGCGCCGGCAACGGGGCGCAGGTGACCGTGGAATCCGACGACGCCGACGCGTTGGCCACCGTTGCGGGGCTGGTGGAGCAGGACCTGGACGCGTAG
- the mycP gene encoding type VII secretion-associated serine protease mycosin, whose protein sequence is MQRLAVMLLAVLLALFSAPPAFAIDPPAIDAAAVPPDETGPDQPTEQRKICAAPTVMPNSNFADKPWAADYLKLAEAQKFATGAGVTVAVIDTGVNGSPRVPAEPGGDFVDAAGNGMSDCDAHGTLTASIIAGRPSPTDGFVGVAPDARLISLRQTSVAFQPKGSRQDPNDPNTTQTAGSIRSLARSVVHAANLGAQVINISEAACYKVTRRIDESSLGAAINYAVNVKGAVIVVAAGNTGQDCTQNPPPDPSLPADARGWKGVQTIVSPAWYDPLVLTVGSVGQNGQPSNFSMSGPWLGAAAPGENLTALGYEGQPINATPGEDGPVPLNGTSFSAAFVSGLAALVKQRFPDLTPAQVINRITSTARHPGGGVDNYVGAGVVDPVAALTWEVPEGPAKAPFRVKEVPPPVYIPPPDRGPITGVVVAGGALALILGIAAMTRRALRRRQ, encoded by the coding sequence GTGCAGCGCTTAGCCGTGATGCTGCTGGCAGTTTTGTTGGCCCTATTCAGTGCGCCTCCGGCGTTTGCGATCGATCCGCCGGCGATCGATGCCGCGGCCGTTCCACCTGATGAAACCGGGCCCGACCAGCCGACCGAGCAACGCAAGATCTGCGCTGCGCCGACTGTCATGCCGAATTCGAACTTCGCCGACAAGCCATGGGCGGCCGACTACCTCAAGCTGGCCGAGGCGCAGAAGTTCGCAACCGGCGCCGGCGTAACTGTCGCGGTGATCGACACCGGGGTCAACGGGTCACCCCGCGTGCCGGCCGAGCCGGGTGGCGACTTCGTCGACGCCGCCGGCAACGGGATGTCCGACTGTGACGCCCACGGCACCCTGACCGCGTCGATCATCGCCGGGCGCCCGTCCCCCACCGACGGATTCGTCGGTGTCGCCCCCGATGCACGACTGATTTCGCTGCGTCAGACGTCAGTCGCGTTCCAGCCCAAGGGTTCGCGCCAGGATCCCAACGACCCGAACACCACCCAGACCGCGGGCTCGATCCGCAGTCTGGCCCGTTCGGTGGTCCACGCGGCCAACCTCGGCGCGCAGGTGATCAACATCAGCGAGGCCGCCTGCTACAAGGTGACCCGCCGGATCGACGAGTCCAGTCTGGGCGCGGCCATCAACTACGCGGTGAACGTCAAAGGCGCGGTGATCGTCGTCGCCGCCGGTAACACCGGCCAGGACTGCACGCAGAACCCGCCGCCGGATCCGTCACTCCCTGCCGATGCCCGGGGCTGGAAGGGCGTCCAGACGATCGTCAGCCCGGCCTGGTACGACCCGCTGGTGCTCACCGTCGGCAGCGTCGGCCAGAACGGCCAGCCGAGCAACTTCTCGATGTCCGGTCCGTGGTTGGGCGCGGCCGCTCCCGGCGAGAACCTCACCGCGCTGGGCTACGAGGGCCAGCCGATCAACGCGACGCCCGGTGAGGACGGCCCGGTGCCACTCAACGGCACCTCGTTCTCGGCCGCCTTCGTTTCCGGTCTGGCCGCGCTGGTCAAGCAGCGTTTCCCGGATCTGACCCCGGCCCAGGTCATCAACCGAATCACCTCCACCGCACGCCATCCCGGCGGCGGCGTCGACAACTACGTCGGTGCCGGCGTGGTCGATCCCGTGGCCGCCCTCACGTGGGAGGTCCCCGAGGGCCCGGCCAAGGCGCCGTTCCGGGTCAAGGAAGTTCCACCGCCGGTGTACATCCCGCCGCCAGATCGCGGCCCGATCACCGGTGTCGTGGTCGCCGGAGGCGCGCTGGCGCTGATCCTCGGGATCGCCGCGATGACCCGACGCGCGTTGCGGCGGCGCCAATGA
- the eccE gene encoding type VII secretion protein EccE, translating to MNFLRRHFGFRFTTGHAIWAATLIPACIAVCLHFKLLWLGITLSVLIAIFSVLTIRGYRLTGWVKAVFSWRRRHRSTPDVPSEPAVGATVMPGDHVAVRWQGDYLVAVIELIPRPFTPTVIVNGEAVSDDTVSTKLVEKLLRAHCPDLEADVVSAGYRVGKTAPASLVALYEQVVGPYPAPANRRTWIVLRADPEQTRRSAQRRDSGVSGLARYLVASATRIADQLASNGIDARCSRSFDDYDKATEISFEKETWSVIKGRSTFTAAYNAPGGPDVWWSARADHTTTCVRIRPGAAPTSTVLLTTLSNPTTPRGFSCLYGGQRAALQGLTPVTDKHYDLPIGSAGVLVGETSDRYPVYMPFDNVDVSINLGDARLFTQFVIRSAASGAVVTLGPQFREFATMINGRVGRVPRVAWPNATTYLGPHQGVGRVIMRPNFIDTPRHRQLPITLINPREESRYQMALEQ from the coding sequence ATGAACTTTCTGCGGCGGCATTTCGGTTTCCGCTTCACGACGGGGCACGCCATCTGGGCGGCCACCCTGATCCCCGCGTGCATCGCGGTGTGCCTGCACTTCAAGCTGCTATGGCTCGGGATCACACTGTCGGTGCTGATCGCGATCTTCTCGGTGCTCACCATCCGCGGATACCGGCTCACCGGCTGGGTCAAGGCGGTCTTTTCCTGGCGGCGACGCCACCGCAGCACCCCTGATGTGCCGTCGGAGCCTGCGGTCGGAGCCACCGTCATGCCGGGGGATCACGTCGCCGTGCGCTGGCAGGGTGACTATCTGGTCGCGGTAATCGAGTTGATACCAAGGCCTTTCACCCCGACCGTGATCGTCAACGGCGAGGCCGTCTCTGATGACACGGTCAGCACCAAGCTCGTCGAGAAGCTGCTGCGGGCGCACTGCCCCGACCTGGAGGCCGACGTGGTGTCGGCCGGCTATCGCGTCGGCAAGACCGCACCGGCCAGCCTGGTGGCGCTCTACGAGCAGGTGGTGGGCCCGTACCCGGCGCCGGCGAACCGGCGCACCTGGATCGTGCTGCGCGCCGACCCGGAGCAGACCCGCCGCTCGGCTCAGCGCCGCGACAGCGGGGTATCCGGGCTGGCCCGGTATCTGGTCGCTTCGGCCACCCGCATCGCGGACCAGTTGGCCAGCAACGGAATCGACGCGCGGTGCTCGCGCAGCTTCGACGATTACGACAAGGCCACCGAGATCAGCTTCGAGAAGGAAACCTGGTCGGTGATCAAGGGCCGCAGTACCTTCACCGCTGCCTACAACGCCCCCGGCGGCCCGGATGTCTGGTGGTCGGCGCGCGCCGATCACACCACGACGTGCGTACGGATTCGGCCCGGAGCGGCACCGACGTCGACGGTCTTGCTGACCACCTTGTCCAATCCGACTACGCCGCGCGGGTTTTCCTGCCTCTACGGCGGGCAGCGGGCAGCCCTGCAGGGCCTCACTCCGGTGACGGACAAGCACTACGACCTGCCGATCGGCTCGGCCGGGGTGCTCGTCGGCGAGACCTCGGACCGCTACCCGGTGTACATGCCGTTCGACAACGTCGACGTCAGCATCAACCTCGGCGACGCCCGACTGTTCACCCAGTTCGTCATCCGCTCCGCCGCATCCGGCGCCGTCGTGACACTCGGTCCTCAGTTCCGTGAGTTCGCCACGATGATCAACGGCCGCGTCGGGCGGGTACCGCGCGTCGCGTGGCCGAATGCCACGACCTACCTCGGCCCGCATCAGGGTGTCGGTCGAGTGATCATGCGTCCCAACTTCATTGACACACCACGACACCGTCAGCTGCCGATCACGTTGATCAATCCGCGTGAAGAGAGCCGCTACCAGATGGCGCTCGAGCAGTGA
- a CDS encoding YbaB/EbfC family nucleoid-associated protein yields MTEEMHPQVAAVLRQAQQLQSLMDDQLHKMNSETFTAADEAKSVEVTLNGHHHLIDVYIKEGLLRLGAQAVEQRLNEAIQKATAAATASIEADRERLDAMVAELTADGPQPG; encoded by the coding sequence ATGACAGAGGAGATGCATCCGCAGGTCGCTGCGGTCCTGCGCCAAGCGCAGCAGCTGCAGTCGCTCATGGACGATCAACTGCACAAGATGAACAGCGAAACATTCACGGCGGCAGACGAAGCCAAGAGTGTCGAAGTCACGCTCAACGGGCATCACCACTTGATCGACGTGTACATCAAGGAGGGATTGCTGCGGCTGGGCGCCCAGGCGGTCGAGCAGCGACTCAACGAGGCGATCCAGAAGGCAACAGCCGCGGCGACGGCATCCATCGAAGCCGACCGTGAACGGCTCGATGCGATGGTCGCGGAGCTCACGGCCGATGGGCCACAGCCGGGCTGA